One window of Mangrovibacterium diazotrophicum genomic DNA carries:
- a CDS encoding rhamnogalacturonan lyase — protein sequence MKQLLTIILFVVGLNTTQAQRQMEYLTRGLEAIQAGQDNVFVSWRLLASDADDIAFNIYRESEDQESTKLNPTPLTDATSFMDCAKLANGEYTYSVKPVIAGKETDADGSFQFEKSDDSHPWFSVPLRTPENYSPGDASAADLDGDGDYELVIHMTGKGHDNSHNGSTDPPIFQAYKLDGTLLWTINLGKNIREGSHYTQFLVYDFDGDGRAEVVIKSADGSVDGMGKTIGDSKADHRNELGHVLEGPEYLTVFDGLTGAELSTVPFEPRRHPTKANPTPQDLAKVWGDGRGNRSERYLACVAYLDGIHPSIVMCRGYYTRVTLAAFDWQDGKLTKRWLFDSDDGTPGNSAFHGQGNHSVSVGDLDGDGCDEIVYGAAVIDNDGKGLYSTGLGHADALHFSDLDPTHPGLEVFNIQERFDDAGMNFRDAKTGEILWKVASVHAAESGGDKGEGPGRGVAFNVDPRYPGDECWAFGAGIEGIWNAQGKKISETTPRTCNFAVWWDGDLLRELLDKNRVMKWDWKNEQLVTLLEADGCWSNNGTKSTPVLSADLFGDWREEVILRTRDNQSLRIYTTTIPTTHRFVTLMQDPIYRLSIAWQNVAYNQPPQPGFYIDDEMKAPVKPAMKLVKYQGDGISRSCN from the coding sequence ATGAAACAATTACTAACAATCATTCTTTTTGTCGTTGGGCTCAACACTACTCAGGCCCAACGACAAATGGAATACCTCACACGCGGACTTGAAGCGATACAAGCCGGGCAGGACAATGTTTTTGTGAGCTGGCGACTTTTAGCATCCGATGCCGACGACATCGCTTTCAACATTTACCGGGAATCTGAAGATCAGGAATCAACAAAGTTGAATCCCACGCCTCTGACAGATGCAACGTCATTTATGGATTGCGCCAAATTGGCTAACGGCGAATACACTTATTCTGTTAAACCGGTTATTGCCGGTAAAGAAACAGATGCGGACGGAAGTTTTCAATTTGAAAAATCAGACGATAGCCATCCCTGGTTTTCGGTGCCCTTACGCACGCCTGAGAATTATTCTCCCGGCGATGCCTCTGCAGCCGATTTGGACGGCGACGGCGACTACGAGCTGGTCATCCACATGACTGGCAAAGGTCACGACAACAGCCACAATGGTTCGACTGATCCACCTATTTTCCAGGCTTATAAGCTCGACGGAACGCTACTCTGGACCATCAACCTGGGCAAAAATATTCGCGAAGGTTCGCACTACACGCAATTCCTGGTGTACGACTTCGATGGCGATGGCCGGGCTGAAGTTGTGATAAAAAGCGCCGATGGCAGCGTTGACGGGATGGGCAAAACTATTGGCGACTCCAAAGCCGACCACCGAAATGAGTTGGGCCATGTTTTGGAAGGACCGGAATATCTCACCGTATTCGACGGGCTGACCGGCGCTGAATTGTCAACCGTTCCTTTCGAACCGCGCCGCCACCCGACAAAGGCAAATCCAACGCCACAAGATCTGGCCAAAGTTTGGGGTGACGGAAGAGGAAACCGTTCGGAACGTTACTTGGCTTGCGTTGCCTACTTGGATGGTATTCATCCGTCTATCGTGATGTGCCGTGGTTACTACACGCGCGTCACACTGGCTGCTTTTGATTGGCAAGATGGAAAACTCACCAAACGCTGGCTATTCGATAGCGACGATGGCACGCCCGGAAACAGCGCTTTCCACGGACAAGGTAACCACAGCGTAAGCGTTGGTGATTTGGATGGCGATGGATGCGATGAAATTGTTTACGGAGCCGCGGTCATTGATAACGATGGCAAAGGTTTGTATTCAACCGGCTTGGGACACGCTGATGCCTTGCATTTTTCGGATCTCGATCCGACACACCCGGGTCTGGAAGTTTTCAATATACAGGAACGTTTTGACGATGCCGGTATGAATTTTCGGGACGCCAAAACCGGCGAGATCTTGTGGAAAGTGGCCTCCGTTCACGCTGCCGAATCAGGTGGTGACAAAGGCGAAGGACCGGGCCGCGGTGTGGCCTTCAACGTTGACCCACGCTACCCCGGGGATGAATGTTGGGCCTTTGGTGCAGGCATTGAAGGCATCTGGAATGCTCAGGGTAAAAAGATCAGCGAGACAACACCACGTACCTGCAATTTCGCGGTTTGGTGGGACGGCGATCTGCTTCGCGAACTGCTCGACAAAAACCGGGTGATGAAATGGGATTGGAAAAACGAACAGTTGGTGACTTTGCTCGAGGCTGACGGCTGCTGGAGCAACAACGGTACAAAATCAACTCCGGTGCTCAGTGCCGACCTGTTTGGCGACTGGCGCGAGGAAGTTATTTTGCGCACACGCGACAACCAATCACTGCGAATTTATACGACAACCATTCCCACGACACACCGTTTCGTAACGCTGATGCAAGACCCGATTTATCGGTTAAGCATCGCCTGGCAAAATGTGGCCTACAACCAGCCACCTCAACCCGGTTTCTATATTGATGACGAAATGAAAGCCCCCGTAAAACCGGCAATGAAACTGGTCAAATACCAGGGAGACGGTATTAGCCGCAGCTGCAACTAG
- a CDS encoding glycoside hydrolase family protein — MSTRRQFIQQSLAAGSLLLLPGAKLWAQEGGTYKKGDISDFSKRLQPLGRILELEGYYVWGCSSFVDPAGKFHVFFSRWDAQKGMGGWIKGSEIAHAVAEKAEGPYENIETILAPRGERFWDATTCHNPHIQYSQGKYCLFYMGNSNGRTNTKRIGLATAESLDGPWERMDHPILDAGETGDWDDHCTSNPSFINYPDGSCWLYYKSWNTEEYEHPVDPKIRGNRKYGLAVAEHPEGPYSKYSKNPIIDYSQLGNNRQLEDGNVFMENGKFYMLARDMGRFDHEVGIILESQDGIKWSEPKISYFGTSHYMEQPPAPPHLKKYGRFERPQILMQQGKPTYLFVTSQGGKYQTASPFVFKIND, encoded by the coding sequence ATGAGCACACGACGCCAATTTATACAACAAAGTCTTGCCGCAGGCAGCCTGTTGTTATTGCCGGGAGCTAAACTTTGGGCTCAGGAAGGAGGAACATATAAAAAGGGAGACATTTCTGATTTCTCGAAACGTTTGCAACCTCTTGGCCGAATTCTGGAATTGGAAGGTTACTATGTTTGGGGATGCAGTTCTTTTGTCGACCCTGCCGGCAAGTTTCATGTGTTCTTTTCGCGCTGGGATGCTCAAAAAGGAATGGGCGGCTGGATTAAAGGAAGCGAGATCGCTCACGCCGTAGCTGAGAAAGCCGAAGGTCCTTACGAAAATATTGAAACAATCCTGGCGCCTCGCGGCGAAAGATTTTGGGACGCCACCACCTGTCACAACCCGCACATTCAATACTCGCAAGGTAAATATTGCCTGTTCTACATGGGAAATTCGAACGGGCGCACCAACACGAAACGGATTGGGCTGGCAACAGCCGAATCGTTAGACGGGCCTTGGGAGCGCATGGATCACCCGATTTTGGACGCCGGTGAAACGGGAGACTGGGACGATCATTGTACCTCAAACCCTTCATTCATCAATTACCCCGACGGATCGTGCTGGTTGTACTATAAATCGTGGAATACCGAAGAATACGAACACCCGGTTGATCCGAAAATACGAGGAAACCGAAAGTACGGGCTGGCCGTTGCTGAGCACCCGGAAGGCCCCTATTCAAAATATAGCAAGAACCCGATTATCGACTATTCGCAATTGGGCAACAACCGCCAATTGGAGGACGGGAATGTATTTATGGAAAACGGCAAGTTTTACATGCTGGCCCGCGACATGGGACGCTTTGATCACGAGGTCGGCATCATCCTCGAATCTCAAGATGGGATCAAGTGGTCGGAGCCCAAAATCAGTTATTTCGGAACATCGCATTATATGGAGCAGCCTCCTGCTCCGCCGCATTTAAAGAAATACGGACGCTTCGAACGGCCACAAATCCTGATGCAGCAAGGCAAGCCCACCTATTTATTTGTAACTTCACAGGGTGGAAAATACCAAACTGCATCACCGTTTGTTTTCAAAATCAACGATTAA
- a CDS encoding rhamnogalacturonan acetylesterase produces the protein MIRLLSLSLLIFLFTNCQVKRDETITGKPTLYIIGDSTVKNGRGDGARGLWGWGDPIQQYFDTTKIDIENHALGGTSSRSFRSKGLWDEVLRKIQPGDYVLMQFGHNDNGPINDTIRARGTFKGIGEETEEIDNMLTGEHEIVHSYGWYMRQYIIEAKQKGAVPVVVAPIPRNDWKDGKIIRNDDSYGKWAKEVAELEEVPFINLNEKMAAVLDTIGQEKVTGTYFFDWDHTHTSAKGASLSASKVVEGLKELDNCWLKDYLLANPVINFPVKKKVFIIGDSTVANGDGTIVGWGRELPSFFDTTRVEIINKARGGRSSRSYRYEGLWDEVLEQMGKGDFLLIQFGHNDGGNIDQPKYRGSLQGMGEETQEAHRDSAGIEVVHTYGWYMKKYISEAKAKGATSIVISMIPRNIWKDGKVERATGSYGDWAAEAAQAEGAFFINLNEEVAEEYEAMGPDIVKKFFPKDHTHTNDAGARLNALTLAKEIKDLRDCPLYGYVEIPRN, from the coding sequence ATGATACGTTTATTATCCCTGAGTTTATTAATCTTTCTATTTACCAATTGCCAGGTAAAACGAGACGAAACAATTACCGGTAAACCAACGCTCTACATCATTGGAGACTCGACCGTGAAAAACGGACGGGGCGATGGAGCCAGAGGGCTTTGGGGATGGGGAGATCCGATCCAACAGTACTTCGATACCACAAAAATTGACATCGAAAACCATGCACTTGGTGGTACCAGTAGTCGCTCGTTCCGCAGCAAAGGTTTGTGGGATGAAGTGCTGCGTAAAATTCAACCCGGAGATTACGTATTGATGCAATTCGGGCACAACGACAACGGTCCGATCAACGATACCATTCGCGCTCGCGGAACCTTCAAAGGTATTGGTGAGGAAACCGAAGAGATCGACAACATGCTGACCGGCGAGCACGAAATTGTACACTCTTATGGCTGGTACATGCGTCAATATATTATTGAAGCGAAGCAAAAAGGAGCTGTTCCGGTTGTTGTTGCACCCATTCCTCGTAACGACTGGAAAGACGGAAAAATCATCCGCAATGACGACAGCTACGGAAAATGGGCAAAAGAGGTGGCCGAACTGGAAGAAGTTCCGTTCATCAACCTGAACGAAAAAATGGCTGCTGTACTCGATACGATCGGACAGGAAAAAGTAACCGGTACCTATTTCTTCGATTGGGATCACACGCATACCAGCGCTAAAGGCGCATCCTTGTCTGCCAGTAAAGTTGTTGAAGGGCTGAAGGAACTGGATAATTGCTGGTTGAAAGATTACCTGCTCGCCAATCCGGTGATCAACTTCCCGGTAAAAAAGAAAGTTTTCATCATCGGTGATTCAACAGTTGCTAACGGCGACGGAACCATTGTTGGCTGGGGACGTGAACTTCCTTCATTCTTCGATACCACACGTGTTGAAATCATCAACAAAGCCCGTGGAGGACGCAGCAGCCGCAGCTACCGTTACGAGGGTCTTTGGGATGAAGTATTGGAGCAAATGGGCAAAGGCGACTTCCTGTTAATCCAATTTGGACACAATGACGGCGGAAATATTGACCAACCGAAATATCGTGGCTCGCTGCAGGGAATGGGAGAAGAAACCCAGGAAGCTCACCGCGACAGCGCAGGAATCGAAGTCGTTCACACTTACGGTTGGTACATGAAAAAATACATTTCAGAAGCCAAAGCCAAAGGTGCCACTTCAATTGTGATCAGCATGATTCCACGCAACATCTGGAAAGACGGCAAGGTTGAAAGAGCTACCGGATCATATGGAGACTGGGCAGCTGAAGCAGCTCAGGCAGAAGGCGCGTTCTTCATTAATCTGAACGAAGAAGTTGCCGAAGAATATGAAGCAATGGGACCGGATATTGTGAAAAAGTTTTTCCCGAAAGACCACACCCATACCAATGATGCAGGGGCACGTTTAAATGCGCTGACACTTGCAAAAGAAATTAAGGATCTGCGAGACTGCCCGCTTTACGGGTATGTTGAGATCCCCAGAAACTAG
- a CDS encoding DUF4450 domain-containing protein, whose translation MKISFLLVCSSLRKQELRLLLIALILVLLTSKADAQIPMQHWSETGRSLRYTPDHGDFVIVNGDKRFNRSLYGSNTGFRVEAGDLPEFSMYMPRLGGTLRLGLQKGKTSKWLIDADRIEARYNSGSMRYSISDKLMGEGKLKLKILALPNADGMILQIEGLKVPKDVKLFFAFGAASDKRFSREGDLGADPESVFYLTADKCTTNEYFLNDNSFDLYYGAERALSDDEVYENDYKPTTEELEATRLKSKKKIIGLFPQTCELKLADAAQQETPNALFESEAKDAPVACGQLELNDNQSEYLLLANPETIEKPNYNELAALFEDAEEARLELANHFKINTPDEYINAAGAALAAAADGVWDGQAFMHGAVAWRMPLNGWRGAYAADWLGWPDRAETHFRGYFKAQYTEPASGPSVPDPKTHLARQKEEVGTALFTDGYISRNPGKISKPHHYDMNLVFISQLLWHYRWTGDTAFIRESWPVLERHLAWEKRNFDANDDGLYDAYCCIWASDALQYSGGAVTYSSAYNYRANLMAAELAPIVGKDPSTYRAEAEKIKAAVNSQLWLPQEGWFAEYKDLLGQQQVHPSAAVWTIYHAIDEGLADPFQAWQSTEYVDREIPRIPIKGEGVPEGFYTISTTNWMPYTWSINNVALAEVLHTALAYWQSGRSAEAFQLTKGSFLDYMFMGSCPGNYGQLSYYDAFRGELYRDFADPIGVASRVFVEGLFGFSPNLLNDKITLKPGWPAEWEYAQMETPYLKVDFKRNRQTDSYKIDNRFGKPLQLNLELTARSAAVQSVKINGKEADWICDTAAIGKPVIVLKTPKAEKYDIEIVWGELPIESITTDSVLAIGDQIQLQTKQAQILHINDPQSVLELLQSNPHNVTAKLKCELGGRSFFVKLQQGKLSWWQPISFELKEPIEFVFDKNQPEDKLEFSVQNNSNHEITGTVLLSGYKQKLKLLAGEKSTLITIPSKYLVAGTNSVAFKTKQGDLTANITNWNIQAKGQMETIPLDGQFNDRVTDIFTEQYTSPRSPYPTLSIPIQGIGDWCSYKEHEEIDDSGLRNAARKTGQIVSQQGIPFATPSAETSNIVFTSQWDVYPESVEIPLNGKASHAYLLMAGSVHHMRINMVNGLVEVDYTDGSSDTLTLKSPNNWWPIEQDYYDDGYAFKLPSARPPRLYLKTGEWHMDSYQILSKNKTIKIEGGAATLLDLPLDPKKELKSLRLRTLSNDLVIGLMGLTLGRVE comes from the coding sequence TTGAAGATTAGTTTTTTATTAGTTTGTTCATCATTGCGTAAGCAGGAGCTCCGGCTTCTGCTTATTGCCTTGATTTTGGTTTTGCTGACATCGAAAGCCGACGCACAAATCCCCATGCAACATTGGTCGGAGACGGGGCGCAGTTTACGCTACACACCCGATCATGGCGATTTTGTGATCGTAAATGGAGACAAGCGTTTCAACCGCTCGTTATACGGTTCAAATACCGGATTCAGGGTTGAAGCCGGCGACTTGCCTGAGTTCAGCATGTACATGCCACGGCTGGGAGGCACGCTTCGTCTGGGACTGCAAAAAGGCAAAACGTCGAAATGGCTGATAGATGCCGATCGCATTGAAGCCCGTTACAACAGTGGCAGCATGCGCTACAGCATTAGCGACAAACTAATGGGTGAAGGCAAACTAAAACTGAAAATACTGGCCCTACCCAACGCCGACGGTATGATCCTCCAAATTGAAGGACTAAAAGTTCCGAAGGATGTCAAACTATTCTTCGCATTTGGTGCAGCCTCCGATAAGCGTTTTTCACGTGAAGGAGATCTGGGCGCTGACCCGGAATCGGTTTTTTACCTGACTGCCGACAAATGCACCACCAACGAATATTTCCTCAACGACAACAGCTTCGACCTGTATTACGGGGCCGAGCGAGCACTTTCGGATGACGAGGTTTATGAAAATGATTACAAACCTACGACTGAAGAACTCGAAGCGACCCGACTGAAAAGTAAAAAGAAAATCATCGGTCTTTTCCCGCAAACCTGCGAATTGAAACTGGCCGACGCCGCACAACAAGAAACTCCGAATGCACTTTTCGAAAGTGAAGCAAAAGATGCACCTGTTGCTTGCGGGCAATTGGAATTGAACGACAATCAATCTGAATACCTGTTGCTGGCAAACCCCGAAACGATTGAGAAACCGAATTACAACGAGCTGGCTGCACTTTTTGAAGATGCAGAAGAAGCTCGTCTCGAGTTGGCCAACCATTTCAAAATAAATACCCCCGACGAGTACATCAACGCGGCCGGCGCTGCTTTGGCGGCAGCTGCCGACGGCGTGTGGGATGGCCAAGCATTTATGCACGGTGCCGTGGCCTGGCGTATGCCGCTGAATGGCTGGCGTGGCGCGTACGCTGCCGACTGGCTCGGATGGCCCGACCGCGCCGAAACGCATTTCCGCGGCTACTTCAAAGCACAGTACACCGAACCGGCTTCCGGCCCAAGCGTGCCCGATCCAAAAACACATCTCGCCCGACAAAAAGAAGAAGTGGGCACGGCCTTGTTTACCGATGGCTACATCAGCCGCAATCCCGGAAAAATCAGCAAGCCGCACCACTACGACATGAACTTGGTGTTCATCAGCCAACTGCTGTGGCACTACCGCTGGACGGGCGACACCGCTTTCATTCGCGAAAGCTGGCCGGTGCTGGAACGCCACCTGGCCTGGGAAAAAAGAAATTTCGATGCCAACGATGACGGCCTTTACGATGCCTATTGCTGCATTTGGGCCAGCGACGCGCTTCAATACAGCGGCGGCGCCGTCACCTATTCGTCGGCCTACAATTACCGGGCAAATCTGATGGCTGCCGAACTGGCGCCAATCGTTGGGAAAGATCCGTCCACTTACCGGGCCGAGGCTGAAAAGATTAAAGCGGCTGTGAATTCCCAACTCTGGCTGCCGCAAGAAGGCTGGTTTGCTGAGTACAAAGATCTTTTGGGACAGCAACAAGTTCACCCGTCAGCAGCAGTCTGGACCATCTACCATGCTATCGACGAAGGTCTGGCCGATCCTTTTCAGGCCTGGCAAAGCACGGAATACGTGGATCGGGAAATCCCCCGGATTCCGATAAAAGGTGAAGGAGTTCCGGAAGGATTCTACACCATTTCGACAACCAACTGGATGCCCTACACCTGGTCGATCAACAATGTGGCCTTGGCCGAAGTGTTGCACACAGCCCTTGCCTACTGGCAAAGCGGACGCAGTGCCGAAGCTTTCCAATTGACCAAAGGCAGTTTCCTCGACTACATGTTTATGGGAAGCTGTCCCGGCAATTACGGACAACTCTCCTACTACGATGCTTTCCGCGGCGAACTGTACCGCGATTTTGCCGACCCGATTGGCGTCGCATCGCGCGTATTTGTTGAAGGTTTGTTCGGCTTTTCACCCAATCTGCTGAATGACAAAATCACGCTGAAACCGGGATGGCCTGCCGAATGGGAATATGCCCAAATGGAGACGCCCTACCTGAAAGTTGATTTCAAACGGAATAGGCAAACCGATAGCTACAAAATTGACAACCGCTTTGGGAAACCACTGCAATTAAACTTGGAATTGACAGCCCGCAGTGCAGCTGTCCAATCGGTCAAAATAAACGGAAAAGAAGCAGATTGGATTTGTGATACCGCAGCCATTGGGAAACCAGTGATCGTATTAAAAACTCCAAAAGCGGAGAAGTACGATATTGAGATTGTTTGGGGAGAATTACCAATTGAAAGCATTACAACTGATTCGGTTTTGGCAATCGGGGATCAAATTCAACTTCAAACAAAACAGGCGCAGATTCTTCATATCAACGATCCGCAGTCAGTTTTAGAACTATTGCAATCAAACCCGCATAACGTGACCGCAAAGCTGAAATGCGAACTGGGTGGCCGTTCTTTCTTTGTAAAACTTCAACAAGGAAAATTAAGCTGGTGGCAACCCATTTCGTTTGAATTGAAGGAGCCGATTGAATTCGTATTTGATAAAAATCAGCCCGAAGACAAACTGGAGTTTTCCGTTCAAAACAACTCGAACCACGAAATCACCGGAACAGTTCTGCTGAGCGGCTACAAACAAAAGCTAAAACTCTTAGCTGGTGAAAAATCGACCTTGATTACTATTCCTTCGAAATATTTAGTTGCCGGAACTAACTCAGTCGCATTCAAAACGAAACAAGGCGATTTGACCGCCAACATTACAAACTGGAACATCCAGGCTAAAGGCCAGATGGAAACGATTCCGCTTGACGGCCAATTCAACGATCGGGTCACCGATATTTTCACCGAGCAATATACCTCTCCGCGGTCCCCGTACCCAACGCTTTCAATCCCAATTCAAGGCATTGGCGACTGGTGTTCGTACAAGGAGCATGAAGAAATTGATGACAGCGGCCTGCGAAACGCGGCTCGCAAAACCGGACAAATTGTATCTCAGCAAGGAATTCCATTTGCAACACCTTCAGCAGAAACCTCAAATATTGTTTTCACCTCACAATGGGATGTTTATCCCGAAAGTGTTGAGATTCCCCTGAACGGAAAAGCCTCACATGCCTACCTGCTCATGGCCGGATCAGTGCATCACATGCGCATAAACATGGTCAACGGTTTGGTGGAAGTGGATTACACCGACGGCAGCAGCGACACGCTGACGTTAAAAAGTCCTAATAACTGGTGGCCGATCGAACAGGATTATTACGATGACGGTTATGCCTTTAAGCTACCGTCTGCACGTCCGCCCCGTTTGTACTTAAAAACAGGCGAATGGCATATGGACAGCTACCAGATTCTGTCGAAAAACAAAACAATAAAAATAGAAGGTGGAGCGGCAACCTTGCTCGACCTTCCGCTGGATCCGAAAAAAGAACTGAAAAGCCTTCGTCTGCGTACGCTATCAAATGACCTGGTAATTGGTCTTATGGGCTTAACGCTGGGTAGGGTAGAATAA